TGCGCTCCGGGGCGACCCGGGTCCTGGTGCTCGGCGTGCCGGCACCGTCCGGGCCGATCCTGGATCCGGCCGGCGTGCTCGGCGAGCGCTCGCCGCTGGCGGTGGGGTCCAGCGGGCGCATCATCCTGGCGTATCTGCCGGAGAGCACGTTGGCGGGCTTGGACCTCGCGGGCCTGAGTCCCGCCTATTTGGCGGCGATCCGCGAGCGCGGCTACGAGACGTCCTTCGGCGAGAACCATCCCGGCGTCAACGGCGTGTCGGCGCCGTTGTTGGCGTACCGGGAGGACGCCGACGAGGAAGGCGAAGCCCTCGGGTCGATCACCATCGCCGGGCCGGCGGAACGGCTTTCGCACGCCGACTTTCCCCGGGTGCTGCCGATGCTGCTGGCCGCGTGCCGCGATCTGGGCCCCCGGCTGGCCTCACTGCTCGGGCCG
The Catenulispora sp. GP43 genome window above contains:
- a CDS encoding IclR family transcriptional regulator codes for the protein MSTASTALRGLQVLEALAGMRQPASLRAVAERVGLSQSQTFRVLRELELDGYLDHLGRSGYRLAGRSVALAALIGPRPAMLRAIQPVIARLAHLTGEAVVLHLRSGATRVLVLGVPAPSGPILDPAGVLGERSPLAVGSSGRIILAYLPESTLAGLDLAGLSPAYLAAIRERGYETSFGENHPGVNGVSAPLLAYREDADEEGEALGSITIAGPAERLSHADFPRVLPMLLAACRDLGPRLASLLGPDLGETVRALDL